AGAAGTATTGCTTCATTCACTACAAAATGGGAGGTACAAGCCTCAAGCTGTTCGCCGGGTTGAAATACCCAAAGAGAACGGCAAAAAGCGAGCCTTAGGCATCCCCACGGTAGTGGATAGGGTCATTCAGCAGGCAATCACCCAACAATTAACACCTATTTACGAACGACAGTTCTCGTCCAACAGTTACGGTTTTCGTCCAAAACGCAGTGCTCATCAGGCAATAAAACAATGCCAGGTCAACGCAAATGAGGGTTATCGTTACGTTGTGGATATGGATTTGGAAAAATTCTTCGATACTGTTAACCAAAGCAAGCTGATAGAGATTTTATCCCGAACCATCCCTGATGGCAGGGTGGTGTCATTGATACATAAATACCTAAAGGCAGGGGTAATGACGCATGGAGTTTTTCAAGCGACATCGATGGGGGTTCCGCAGGGAGGGAATTTAAGTCCATTATTGAGTAATGTAATGCTTAACGAATTGGACAAGGAGCTAACGGAAAGAGGACATCGTTTTGTCAGATACGCTGATGATTGTATGGTATTCTGTAAAAGCCGCCGAGCCGCCCAGAGGGTGCTTGTCGGCATTACAACCTACATTGAACAAAAGCTTTATCTGAAAGTCAATAGGGAGAAAACCAAGGTTGCACACATCAAGGACGTTAAGTTCTTGGGGTATGGATTTTACTTCAACAAAAATGGTTGCAAAATGCGCGCCCATAAGAAAAGTGTTGAAAAGATGAAAGAGAAAATCCGAGAACTGACCTCACGGAGCAACGGATGGGGCAATGAACGCCGAAAGGAAGCAATAAGACAGTACATCACAGGCTGGCTTAACTATTTTCAGCTGGCAGACATGAAAGGATTGTTGGAACGCATAGATGAATGGTATCGAAGAAGAATCAGGTCATTGATATGGAAACAATGGAAAAGTATCAAAACCCGAATTAGGAATCTGATAAAACTGGATATCCCGAAAAACAAGGCAAAGGAATACGGCAACACAAGGAAAAGCTACTGGCATACAGCTAATAGTCCAATCCTTAGCAGAAGTATCACCAATGAACGCCTTAAGCAGTCGGGTTACCTGTTCTTTACTGACTACTATCAAAAATTGCGTTGTGTAAATTAAGAAACCGCCGTATACCGAACGGTACGTACGGTGGTGTGAGAGGTCGGAAAATGAAATAGGAGGAAAACCTATTTTATTTTTCCTCCTACTCGATTTGGTACCTGTCTCAAAAAGTTCATTAATTCTTATTCTGTAAGTGACCTATTCAGTGACCTGTTTAAAAATTTCCAAACAGGTCACTGAAAAATCCTTACAAGGCTTTAATATCAGCTGTACATCAGCCATACATCTTGATTAAAGCCCGATTGAAGCTTAATTTAATTAACTTTTAAGGTTACCGGCTTATGAACAAAACATTTAACCTGCTCTTTTACGTAAAGAGAAACAAACTCCTTGCAAACGGCACAGTTCCCATTTACTTGCGCATCACCATTGACGGCAAGCAAACTGAAATTGCCTCCAAACGATACATCGAACCCAAAAAATGGAATCGCATGGCTCAAAAAGTAAATGGTAATTCAGAAGAAGTCAAATCCCTGAACGCTTATCTTAAAACCTTAGAACAGCAGGCTTATGAAGCCTATCATGCTTTGCTTAAAAAAGGTTCGACAGTAACAACCGTCAGCTTAAAAAACAAATTACTTGGATCGGATGAAACAGCACGGACCTTGATTCCCATTTTTGAAGAGCACAACCAAAGAATGGAGGCCCTGCTGGGCCAGGAATATTCTGCGGG
Above is a window of Solitalea lacus DNA encoding:
- the ltrA gene encoding group II intron reverse transcriptase/maturase, whose protein sequence is MNGRKQKTEQDTWQSGTRSATESSSGGQTYLWMTEKGNTNTTQGQQAQLLEYILSPSNLNAAYKQVKRNDGTGGVDGMSVELLLPYLHSHREVLLHSLQNGRYKPQAVRRVEIPKENGKKRALGIPTVVDRVIQQAITQQLTPIYERQFSSNSYGFRPKRSAHQAIKQCQVNANEGYRYVVDMDLEKFFDTVNQSKLIEILSRTIPDGRVVSLIHKYLKAGVMTHGVFQATSMGVPQGGNLSPLLSNVMLNELDKELTERGHRFVRYADDCMVFCKSRRAAQRVLVGITTYIEQKLYLKVNREKTKVAHIKDVKFLGYGFYFNKNGCKMRAHKKSVEKMKEKIRELTSRSNGWGNERRKEAIRQYITGWLNYFQLADMKGLLERIDEWYRRRIRSLIWKQWKSIKTRIRNLIKLDIPKNKAKEYGNTRKSYWHTANSPILSRSITNERLKQSGYLFFTDYYQKLRCVN